DNA sequence from the Lycium barbarum isolate Lr01 chromosome 5, ASM1917538v2, whole genome shotgun sequence genome:
aactttatttcgaatatgttgcaaaaaaataaaatcacGCAAATCAGACGCCCGAGCGCAAAAAATTGcgcatattcgaaataaagttacgcttcacaaaataacacacttaaatctaaaccctaaaaataaaaaactttaagctaatgacaacaagtattCAAGTCTGtatatatagaacacttaaacctaaagttttcaaataaaacttacttcggataCCTTTTGAATCCCTAAAATgatgatccgaacgtttacgtatccttgatgtattgagcctacattattgtacgcaaaaaaaaatatcaggttctatataaaatattaacgtttcggagtcttgacacacgactaatcgttggtcaaagttttaaaaaaaacactaaagtgttacaaaaaataaagttgaccaatttttttttttactatttctataatgtagtattttactgcgttatagatttttttttttaatggttctataacgcaatattttactgcgttaaaggacttaaccgaaccattacggttaagtcctttagcgcagtaaattactgcgctaaaggtacttatgTCACCTTTTATTTGTTGGAGTATTTTGGTTTAAAAGTTTTTcttttgggtcattttggttccagactcgataggatgtacgcagaccttaaccCTACCTTTGTAGGGTAGGAATGCTATTTCCGATAAACCCTCAGAATGAATGAATAGAAACGTTATTTTAAATACATATGATAGTAACCAAAAGGGGAAAGAAAAAGACAGCTtgaatcaagaaagaaagaagacaaAATGATCCTTAACCAGAGGAGAAGAATACTTATCACCGATTACTGTAGACGAGTGAACCTGGAAAATCTTTGTTGATTTATCGCTAAGAGATAGGTGATTTGCCCAAATTAATTTCAGAACTGCTAATTAGGATTTAATCAGATTGTACACAAGTCTTTCTACATGAATGAATTTAACGGACATTCACAAAAGCATTTATCCCCTTTTCGATCTCCTTTCATCTTTGTCATGAGTAATTGTAATTAGGTCTTCTAATTTACCCTAAAAACATTTCACAAAGAATTTTTCTACCTCGTATTCTACTTTTTTTATAGGTCTATCATTCAAAATGCTGATGTGTGAGGTTATGTAACGACGGAAAACGATACAATCTAATCAAACATTGTGTTCTTTAAAAACAATACAGTGCGATACAACACAACTcaatactccttccgtcccaatttatatgaggaTATTTGATTAGGCaggaaatttaaaaataaaagaaaaacttttgaaacttgtggtctaaaataagtcataaatatttATATGGTCGTAAATATCTCACTGAAGGTAAAATGGGAAGTGTAAAAGTAAATTgtcactaaatatagaaagatgttaTTCTTTTCaagactgactaaaaaggaagaaTGTCATATAAAGACGGAAGGAGTACAATATAATAGGAAACATTATGAAACAAttggtaacaaccatccaaacagagtatGGTGATTCGCCTAAATCAACTTCAGAATTGCTATATAGGATCTAATCAGATTGTACAATGATCTTCCTACATGAATGAATTTAACGGGCATTCGCAAAAGCAATCATCCCTTTTCGATGTACTTTCATCTTTGTTAGGAGTAATTATTATTTAGGACTTCTTATTTAACCTAAAAACCTTTCACAAAGAAAATTTTCATTCCAGCAACAAACAAATTGGCAGAGAAACGCTACCTGTGTAGTATGATCACGTCgttaccttattttttttttctttttttgtcttcacttattatttaataattttattttatcttttacctcacttattatctaataattttattttatgttttacATTCCTTTTTATAGTAGCTTTATCCTGTATCCTACTTTCCTTATAGGTTTATCATTTAAATCGCAGATGTGTGAGATTATGTCACGATGTGAAACAATACAATCTATCCAAATATTGTGTTTTTTAATACTATACAGTACGATACAATACAACTCAATTGGATATAATtcgatacattatgaaacaatttgtaacaaccatccaaacagtgTATGGTTATAAATTAATTTTAGAACTGCTCCATAGGATCTAATCAGATTGTACATTAATCTTCCTACGTGAATGAATTTAAAGGGAATTCACAAAGGCATTTATCTCCCTTTTCAACTTTCGATCTTTGTTAGGAGTAATTGTTATTTAGGACTTTCAATTTACCGTAAAACATTTCACAAGGAAATTTTTCATTCCAGCAACAAACAAATTGGCAGAGAAACTCTATCCGAAAGAGGACTAAAGTATTCTAGTCAGCACATTGTCTGTAGGTTTCATGTTCACAGTTCATACAACAATTAAACAACGAAAATAAAGGATTTCGTCTCGGCATATGCTTGATGGTAAATGCTGATTCTAGCGCGTTGGTGGCCATTGTCTTGTAAAAGGCCGCCATATCAATGTTGATAACGCTGAGCTTTATTCAAATTCATGATTTTACTGATATAACATGAACTCATAGACCACCCCGAATAAGGTCAATCGTGCAAATCACCCGCAAAAAACTCCAAGTGGCCAATTTGCACGATTAGCCTTCTTtgggggatggtctttaatttttggccctcaaattactggtctttaattttaatcattttcttaaaatacctcgaggttctgggttcgaattctggcttagtcataaaaataaaaaaattgcaaggcaagactttgcaaaaagtctgtcttatgcggcagaatttgccttataaggcagaattttagttgacttgtgattttttttttactgagtggagattcgaacccagaatctcgagGTATTCCGGTAACCTTTTTAAAggaaggaaaaaattaaagaccagagggacaaaattaaagacgagCCCAAATGAAGGttaatccgcacaaaaaaatgactCCAAGTTACGAGACATCAGGCCCATAAAGAAGTCCGCAGTTGGCTAGGGGATGCCATTGCAATTGGGCCAACTAAGGCCCATTTATTCTGTTTCCCGAGCAGTGGATTTTTCTTAGGCCCACTTGATTATTTTCCTGCTAGAAATTATGGAATTTTActacatttttttgtgcggattggccttctttggtctttaaattttacccctcaaattggtggtctttaagttttgtccttcacttgaaaaggtggccgaaaatactgaggttctgggttcgaacccccgtttagacataaaaataaaaataatttcacaAGACAAGGCTTTGAGAAAAGTCTGTCTTATGCGGCATAAGTTgcgttaaggcataactaaagttatgccggatccggcatatgttgccttaaggcataactaaaagtttgccttataaggcaacatatgccggatccgacataactttagATATGCCTTAAGACAACTTATGCTGTCTCCAGCAGAgattgccttaaggcataaaagtctgtcttataaattgccttaaggtataaaatttatgccggattcggcataactttagttatgccttaagcgCCTTATGCTGGATTTGACATAACTTTCTCCAAGCCttgtcttgcgaaattattttttatttttatgccggAATCgggattcgaacccaaaacctcgggGTTTCTATgcgaaggtcaaaaattaaagaccaccccgaatgaGGGGCATTCATGCGAATTTTACTAGTCCAGCCACTCCATTCTATTTGCCACTTTAATAAAAAAGATttataagaaaaataaaaggCAGTCAAAAATAACTTGAACTGAACTTTACAACTCTAAAGAAGACATAAGGGTAATTTAGTTAAATATTTTTCAATAATGTGAAGTaatttttattttaagaaaatatatcaAAATCTTAAACTACCGATAAAAAGGGACCAAAGGAAGTACTAATTTCTTTCCTTTTCCTAAAGTCTATTAATTAAATCAATTGCTTTAGCCGCTCACCCCTTTATCTTTATGGCGCTATATTCTTGAACGCTCCATTAGAAAATTAGATTTATTTAatcaaagaagaaaaagaaaaagtataTAGTATTTAAAAAAAAGTCATACATGGGAAATGTTGCATGGAATTAAGCAAATTGTAGCATTGATTTTGGCCCCACGTTGGAGACAAGAAGAGAAACAGAAGGTCATAGTTAATTATTTATTCATAAGAAAGTGTGAAAGACAAATTATTAAACAAATCATATTTCTAATCAAAGTCCCAAACTTTGCTTTTTGTCTTTAGACCAAATCATTAGTCCCACCCTTTAAACAATAAACTTGCACTCCTTACCTTTTTCTACCTTTTTCTTGCTTTTGCTTTGTCCTACTTCTCTTTGATTTTTTGTTCCTTCTATTTTTGCCATAATAGTCATTAACTAGTTAAGTAAATATTAAATTTATTATTGGCCACGTAAGGTATTCTACAACTTCTTAATTAATAATGATAACTGAGTTGTGTTTAAATTACAAATGAAATTATATAATTCCAAGTGATAGGAGTTGACCTTTTATTGACCTTCCGATCATGATGGGCTAATTCTACTCCAGATGCTttaattttttcttatagacTCATTTTGACTTTCTATGGCACGTCTTAGGATTGGCGCGCACTCTTGCTTGATTTTCTAAGATTCAACTTGATCAAAGCTACAAACAGACGATACTTTCACTCTATCTACGACGCTCGCCCTCTAGCTAGGCCTTCATGTTCTCCAAAAGTCCTTTCTTAAAGTACTCTTTGTTACTAGTTCCAATTAGGACATGCAATATAACATCTTTCACTATCACAACTTACACATTAATCATGCATATGTTATATGTTCCTCCTTATCTCATCAATCAAAACGTGTTGCCTCTTGACTCAACGGACAACATTGCCAGACATATAGCAATATGAACTCTAAACATCGCTACAGATAGTTCGTAACCATGAATAATTGCAGCAACATTGTAAAAAATGGATTCTTAGGTGGAATTCATGATATTCAGTTCAAACCTTATATAAATGCGCGAGAATTAAGCATAGGCGAAGTTACATATATTTTATAGAAAGAACCCTTTTAACTTAGAACCTACAATATCTAGATCTTGTAGTTGTCTCTTGGTGAATGTGAACTCTTAATAAATCAACTATGTGTGTATGCAAGGACGAAGCGAGAGGGGCGGAAAGTTTGAACTATGTGTATACCCCCGGTGAAAATCATGAAAGGGCTCTTTGAACATAACTGATAACACAACAGGAGGCTATATATAAAAGCTTGCTAATTGGGATTCGAATAGTGATAAGACTGATAGATCAATCAAAAAGGCTTTTTTGTTCCTAGCTTACAGTAGTGTAGAAGTGACAAATGATGTTAACATGGCATGAAATCTGAGTTGTCTGAAAGATTATGGGTTTGTACCCAAAAGCAAAAGTGAATTTTGAGTACTTCAAGAGACCAAAAGAACGTTGCTTTGTTTCTTTATTCAGCCATAGGCAACCCCTTTATGAAGCCTTTTTTCTCATTCTTAGTACACAAATACCACAAAAAGCCACTAAAGCCCTAGCACTTCCTACttacttacttttttttttttttttaatctcgtGGTGTTTGAATCAGCTTCGGCACACCAAATCAATTTCATAGGGCACCATGCGTGTCTCGACTAATTTTACGAGATATTTATGGAGGCTTTTGTCCTTCTTAGGACATATATACCACAAAAGCAAACCCTACACTTCTTACTACTACATTTTCCCTAAATTTTGGTTAATTAACTAAACTTCTAATTAAGAAACATAAGTTCAACATATAAGGGATCCTAAGAGTCAATTATTGATGGATAGAAGGTTTTTGGTTAAAATGCATTTGtttaatattttctatttttaagGTTAAAAAATTAGGGGTGACGACCTTAAATAGTAATTGACATATTACTTTCAGACTTGAGTAAAGTAACAAAATATAAGTGAGTTTTCTAATACAAAAGAAAGAATAATGACTTTGTTCGCCTATTTCTAATGATTCGTCCATTTGAGCAATGAACTGTCAAAAAAATGtcattttacataatcaagaagatATTAATGGAGTACCATTTTCTCAAATTTGTTCCTATTAGAATGataatttcaaaaataaaaattataactcTGCAAATAACCTTTTACTAGGTTATTAAATAATTTTCCTAATACGTATGACAAAATCTTAGTCTACCATTTAAAATGGACCGAAAAGCAATGAAATGACTCCCAGCTTAACTTAGAGATCAAGATTCTTCACAACTCGCATCTAGGGGTGGGCGTTCCGATTATCGGATTGGATTTAAAATTTTCCGTTTAGATATTCAGTTTCGGATTGAaaaaattacaatccaaatccaatccaaataagttcggattgAATTGGATATTTAAGTTCGGTTTCGAATTATTCGGTTTGAATATTTCAGATTTTCGAATTTAACTCTTGAGACTTAAGGCAAACTTATTAAGAACGAAATTCATATTTTAGTTCCACAGAGGTAAATCTAAATTTGAATTGCTTAGGTAAAAAAAGCCTTCcagttcaaattaggattaacaaatccaagtcatATCCAACATAGTAAATCCATACCAAATAAATGTATTTTGGAAAAgtgaaaatgaacaaaataaaatctaagtagtcatttggaaaaataacaaaaaattcTGCCGTGGGTGACACTAACGTGAGACTTTTGATACTTGAGAAGTAAAAAAACCCTATATCATATTTGATTTAGTGGAGAATTATTTATTAGACTTAATATTTTAATGGGTAAGACCTTAGGTACTAATCTATTGGAtctttagaaactagacttattagTAGCGAACACATATGATATAGGTAGGGCTAGATATAAGGTATAAAAATTTCGAATTTTCAGATATCCAAAATTCGTAGTACTAAATTCATATCCAATTCGAagttcataaattttaaaaataaaattcgaaGTTCAATTCATGATCTAAATATCCAAactaaatatttaaaaagttcgaATTCCAATTTAAATTTCGGATTGACGTGCCCACCCCTACTCGCATCAATAACAATTTCAAACAGCCATAGATTGACCGAAAAGCCAGGCTTACCCGATCTCTCTCCCCTTAGGCATGTCTACTCTTGTTTGTAGCTTGATCTTTCGTCAAGACTGTGGTCTGACGACAAAACACAAAtcgttttttaattttttttgtaaaCTATGAACCTGCAGTTACTATCTTTCGAGTGCGCTACGGATAAACTCCGCTCCAATGCATATGACAAGCTCGATCGAGAAAGCATGCAGGGGGTTTCAAACCTGCTGCGACCTCCTGTTCAACCAACTTCACCTTCCACGTATTATAAATGGTGTATTATTAGCTTACTACTCGCTCCGTCTCAATTTAAATGTTTTAATTTGAatagacacgaagtttaagaaataaatagaGACTTTTGAATCACGTGagcttaaattaaagatgtgtgtagtcttttaaatcttgtgatcttaaatttgTCATGTATAATTTTGTAATTGGAAAGTTTATTACcgaaagagacactctttttaGAACAAACCAAAAAATATAGTAAGATACTTAAATTGAAAGAGAgggagtctttttttttttttacataactCAATTACTATACTAAACAGGAGCATGCATTAATTGCCCCACAAATGTCACATTATTTTCTAACATTAATTACACTGTTCAACCTCCCATTACCACCTTCTCTCTTCCTTATTACCTCTCCACTTCACTCCATTCCACACTCACAACTCTTTCAATGTCTACCACACTAACCAAACTCCACTCCACATTCCTCtcattcttcttcctcttccCTCTTCTTCTACAATCATCTTCTCTAAATCCAGACACACAACCATTACTAGCATTCAAAACATCATGCGACAAAACAAACTCACTCTACAACTGGAACTCTTCAACTAACCCATGTAGCAGTCCCACTTCATGGGTCGGTGTTTCTTGTCTTAACAACCGGGTCACCCGACTAGTCCTCGAAAACTATAACTTAACTGGATCATTTCATAACCTCACATTACTCAATGAgttacgtgtattaagcttaaAATACAACAATTTTTCGGGTCGGGTATCTGATTTATCTAACCTTAAAGCACTTAAACTCTTGTTTCTTTCACATAATGAGTTTAACGGTGAGTTAACGCCGTTAACTTCGTTATATAAGCTTTACAGGCTTGATTTGTCGTATAATAATTTTTCCGGCGAGATTCCGGTAACGTTCAACCGTTTGACCCATTTGTTAACTCTAAGATTAGAAGAAAATGGATTTTCCGGTGAGATTTCTAGGGTTAGTTTGCCTGATTTGCAAGAGTTTAACATTTCAAGCAATAAACTTGAAGGTAAAATACCCTTTTCGCTTTCCCATTTCCCTGAAAATGCGTTTTTAAACAACCCGGTTCTTTGTGGTGACCCGCTACCCAAATGTCAAAACCCGACCCGCCCCGACCCGGCCGGAGCAACGGCGTCTCCGGTGAGTCCGAAAACCATAGTATCTTCTTCTCCGGGTCGGGTTCCTGAttcgacccgacccgacccgaagAGCGGGGCCCGGCGTGGTAGGATGAGCTCGTTGGCGATAGTTGCTATTATATTGGGTGATGTGTTTGTTTTGGGGGTGGTGTGTGTGTTACTGTACTGTTTTTTCTGTACTAGGAAAAACGGGTCGGGTTGGAGGTATGGGTCGGGTCAGGTTCTTGCAGGGGAGAAGATTGTGTACTCGTCGAGCCCGTATCCGAATACTACGGGCCAAACGGGTGGCGGCGGGTTTGAGAGAGGGAAGATGGTGTTTTTCGAAGGGGCGAAGAGGTTTGAACTTGAGGATTTGTTGAGAGCATCAGCTGAGATGTTGGGAAAAGGTGGATTTGGGACTGCTTATAAAGCTGTATTGGATGATGGAAATGTTGTCGCGGTGAAGAGATTGAAAGAATTGAATGTTTGTGGGAAAAAGGAATTTGAACAACAAATGGAAGTTTTGGGAAGACTTAGACACCCAAATTTGGTTAGTTTGAAGGCTTATTACTTTGCTAGAGATGAGAAGTTGTTGGTGTATGATTTCATGACTAATGGCAACTTGTTTTGGCTTCTCCATGGTAAGTGTTTTGTCAACCCTTTGTTCTTCAAGTAATTCATAGTACTAAAATATTTGAAAATGACTTATTATACACTGATTATACACATGTTATTTAtgaattatacatatattatacacacCCGGGCTATTTTTAGTTTAAGTGGTTGAGTGAGCGGCCATTTAGGTTAATTCTTCCTATTTTGTCAAGAAAAAAGTTTGGTCTTTAGAATTGTGTTTTTGAAAAAGAATATTGATTGATTTGTGGTCAAGTTTGGCAAGTAGTAGCAAAAATCACATGGAATCGTCTTTAGTTGCTTTTTGGCTGCAACGGCTAATAAGGACTAGCCTTCTGATGCATATAGGACACCTACATTTGGTTAGTTTTGAAAGCATATTATATTTTGCTAGAGATAAGAAGTTGTTGGTCTATGTTTCTTGACTAATGCCAACTTGTTTTGGCTTCTTCCTGGTAAGTGTTATTCAAAAAACCTTGTTGTTCaagaaattcatagtaaaaaaatacttttaaatgaCTTATTTTCTTAAAGAATAATGTCATCTTTAGGATTGTGTTGTTGAAGAGAATATTGATTGATTTGGGTAGTAAAGTTTGGCAAGTAGTAGCAAATATCACATGGGGTGTGTGCCTGGCTTTTTGTCTTTAATTGTTTTTTTGGTCTGCAATTAATTGTTAATAAGGACTAGTCTCTGATGCATAGAGGAATTGAGATGGGATCCAGGATCATTCAATTTTAGACAGTAGTTTTTTGGATCTTGTTGCTTCCACTACTGATATTCTTGGGTTATGGTTGCTTATTAGTTAATGTTCTGTAGAAAAAAGTTACATAATTGAAACTAGCTATGTGGGGTTACTGAAAATGGTACTGAAGATCAATTTAATATCATTATAGTCCTGTTTGAGAGTTCTTTTTTATCCAATTTGAGCTTCAAAATGATTTCTTGTTATTGACCACTTATTCCAAGTTGCATATGAGGGATAAATGTATTTGAGTAAAATTTGGATTTACGATTATATTGTCCAGTTTATGGAGTATCTTACCTAGTCTTTTACTCTTTTCAATCCAAAACTATTGAATATTAGAGTTTCCAGGCAAGGTATGCTAGTAATTACATTCTCTGTCACAATAAGCtattcttgattttcaaatgcagggaacttgattaaaaaataactttttttaaTCATCTTATTCTGAAAAAGTTATTAAAAGAATCTAATTTACTCATGATGGTCCTAAACTAACCGAATATTAGAGCAAAGGAAGTCTTGTACCAGATGAATAGGATATATTGTCTCTGATTTTTGGGCTaaggcaaaagaaagaaagaaattcacACTTTTTTAGGCAAAGAGAGGCCCTACTGTATCATTTTGCTCTACAGCTTTTGCTTGTCTTTTTGACCTCTCTAGTTCTCACAAAGTGCCATTCTGCAAATCTTGCATGTATTTATTTggtgaataatgaaataagcTCTTGTTTGTTTCTGGTTCAAATGGTACATGATCAACTTCTTGTTGAATTATACCTATCACTTGTGTAACAATAGACAGCTGCCTCATATGTTAATTTTCTCATTTTAGGAATTGGAACAATTATGTACTAGTCCATCAAACTTTTGTTGTGTCAACTTCATACTCCTGTCCTCTCTGCCcatgtttttgttttgttttgtttttgtctaggttaaagtttccccttttatCTTTCAATAACAAATACTGTGTGAACTTGAGATACTTTGTAATAATGTAAAAGTACCGTTAGGTTATCAAAAATGTAAAAGTATGGTTAAAACAGGTAATTAGTGGGCTTAAGTCGTTACATCACGATAATTTTCCCTACAGATTTTGATGGGCATGGTCTTTTTTCTACAGGAAACAGAGGACCTGGAAGAGTTCCTTTAGACTGGACAACTAGGTTAAAGATTGCAGCTGGAGCGGCTCGAGGACTAGCCTTCATCCACAACTCATGCAAGTCCCTTAAACTCACTCATGGCAACATCAAATCAACTAACATCCTCATCGACAAGAGTGGGAACGCACGTGTCTCCGACTTTGGCCTGGCCATCTTCGCCATGCCATCTTCCGTCCCAAAAACCAACGGCTACCGAGCCCCCGAAGTAGCATTGGATGGTCGGAAAATAACTCAAAAATCCGACGTCTACTCGTTCGGGGTCCTATTGCTCGAGCTGCTAACCGGAAAATGCCCCTCAGTCATAGACAATGGTGGTGGGCCCGGGACCGGCGACTATGGTGGAGCCGTGGACTTGCCAAGGTGGGTGCAATCCGTGGTGAGGGAAGAGTGGACTGCGGAGGTGTTCGATTTGGAGTTGATGAGGTATAAGGACATTGAGGAAGAAATGGTGGGGTTATTGCAGATAGCAATGGCATGTACTTCAACATCACCAGATCAAAGGCCTAAAATAAATTATGTTGTGAAAATGATTGAAGAGTTGAGAGGGATTGAGGTTTCACCTTCTCATGACACTGCTGATTCTGTTTCTGACTCTCCTGCTGTCTCTGAAGATACAACATGTGGTGCAAGTCAGTGACCCTTTATTATCATAGCTAGTAGTAAAAGTTTTAGTTTTTTAGTTTATTCTTTTGAGTTCTGTAAATTAACTTCTTAGTCTTAATCCTTTATCTATAAGAGAGAATATTAGGAGAACATTTAGAAGATGAAGTTACTCTATTTTTTGTCATTGTTAGTTTATTTTTCATTGCCAAGAGATGTGGTGGGATTGACACGATCCTTCCACCCTCAATTAGATGTCTTGTGTTTGAGCCCAGAGAATGAAAAAAGTTCCTGTTAGGGAGTTGTTTTCTACGTACGCCAATACGGATTGGACGGACTAGTGGGTACCGAAAATTAATCCTTTATCTATATAAGATAACTTAGGAGAATATTTATACGGATTGGACGGACTAGTGGGTACCGAAAATTAATCCTTTATCTATATAAGATAACTTAGGAGAATATTTACAAGATGAAGTTATTGTACTTTTTGTCATTTTTAACCACCAAGGGATGTGATGATGGATGAGATTTTGTCATCTTCAATTAAAGGTCTCGCGAATGAGCTTTGAGAGTGAAAAGAGTTCATGATAAGTTGTTTTCCCTTTAATAGGACCCAAGAGAGTAAGAGGCGCGAATTTGGATACCAGATGTTGAACTACTCTCAGTTCAATTTGTGTATTACTAATGGATTTGTACTTGCAACTAGGGTCTTGAAGTTGCTGGAAACCAACCAGAATAAAGAGATTGTTGCTGATTTCCAGAAACAGACGGTCTAGGCAATCAATGTTAAGAACAACTCGACAATTTTTTTTACTTCCAAGGTGTTGGACACTATTTTTAATTTTAGTCCAACTTTCAGAAGTTCTGATAATCCATTAAATTATTGAAATTGTTAATTTTGATGTGATATTTTCTCTATTGAACTAACTTATCAGTTATTACTATACTATTTTCTTCCACTATCACAAACATAATATTCAAATGAATTTCATATCAAGTCAAAACCTGTGGTCAACGTTCCATTCCCCTAATTCCTAGGTGCTTGTTCTATTTTAGTTTGAATGGATCAGGTCTCCAGAGGTACATCTGGGAGCTTCTGAATTATCATCACATTA
Encoded proteins:
- the LOC132641744 gene encoding probable leucine-rich repeat receptor-like protein kinase At1g68400, which translates into the protein MSTTLTKLHSTFLSFFFLFPLLLQSSSLNPDTQPLLAFKTSCDKTNSLYNWNSSTNPCSSPTSWVGVSCLNNRVTRLVLENYNLTGSFHNLTLLNELRVLSLKYNNFSGRVSDLSNLKALKLLFLSHNEFNGELTPLTSLYKLYRLDLSYNNFSGEIPVTFNRLTHLLTLRLEENGFSGEISRVSLPDLQEFNISSNKLEGKIPFSLSHFPENAFLNNPVLCGDPLPKCQNPTRPDPAGATASPVSPKTIVSSSPGRVPDSTRPDPKSGARRGRMSSLAIVAIILGDVFVLGVVCVLLYCFFCTRKNGSGWRYGSGQVLAGEKIVYSSSPYPNTTGQTGGGGFERGKMVFFEGAKRFELEDLLRASAEMLGKGGFGTAYKAVLDDGNVVAVKRLKELNVCGKKEFEQQMEVLGRLRHPNLVSLKAYYFARDEKLLVYDFMTNGNLFWLLHGNRGPGRVPLDWTTRLKIAAGAARGLAFIHNSCKSLKLTHGNIKSTNILIDKSGNARVSDFGLAIFAMPSSVPKTNGYRAPEVALDGRKITQKSDVYSFGVLLLELLTGKCPSVIDNGGGPGTGDYGGAVDLPRWVQSVVREEWTAEVFDLELMRYKDIEEEMVGLLQIAMACTSTSPDQRPKINYVVKMIEELRGIEVSPSHDTADSVSDSPAVSEDTTCGASQ